The following coding sequences are from one Phenylobacterium glaciei window:
- a CDS encoding class I SAM-dependent methyltransferase: protein MADHEAWFAAGGGMESVAGFISPRSARTFSTLLSWQLQAGLRGSLAEIGTYYGKTFVGMALAAGEDKLIGVDVFEGDIAEVLVDHLNRVVSPETVANVRFAKADSRTIDPAGWAGLLEAPARFVHIDGDHAYEAVFNDIQLAASFLVEGGIVVIDDYLHDWFPDVTEGIIDGLRAAPNLHPVAVIPRSGPLMGGGTKLVCTTQHAVEPCFQLIQATLPELTFRAARIADRQARAFMNYD, encoded by the coding sequence ATGGCTGATCACGAGGCGTGGTTCGCGGCCGGCGGCGGCATGGAGAGCGTGGCGGGCTTCATCTCGCCCCGCTCGGCGCGCACCTTCTCGACCCTGCTGTCCTGGCAGCTGCAGGCGGGCCTGCGGGGCTCGCTGGCCGAGATCGGCACCTATTACGGCAAGACCTTCGTGGGCATGGCCCTGGCGGCCGGCGAGGACAAGCTGATCGGCGTCGATGTCTTCGAGGGCGACATCGCCGAGGTGCTGGTGGATCACCTGAACCGCGTGGTCAGCCCCGAGACGGTGGCCAATGTGCGGTTCGCCAAGGCCGACTCCCGCACCATCGATCCGGCCGGCTGGGCGGGGCTGCTGGAGGCGCCCGCGCGCTTCGTCCACATCGACGGCGACCACGCCTATGAAGCGGTGTTCAACGACATCCAGCTGGCCGCGAGCTTCCTGGTGGAGGGCGGCATTGTGGTGATCGACGACTATCTGCACGACTGGTTCCCGGACGTGACCGAGGGGATCATCGACGGCCTGCGCGCCGCGCCGAACCTGCACCCCGTGGCGGTGATCCCGCGTTCGGGCCCGCTGATGGGGGGCGGCACCAAGCTGGTCTGCACCACGCAACATGCCGTGGAGCCGTGTTTCCAGCTGATCCAGGCGACCCTGCCGGAGCTGACCTTCCGCGCCGCGCGGATC
- a CDS encoding formylglycine-generating enzyme family protein, with translation MRQTKPEISIAPGARRPGMTWIAGGAFRMGSDHHYAEEAPAREAAVAGFWIDTAPVTNRQFARFVRETGWTSFAERTPDPADYPGAPPDALVAGSLVFTPPPGPVPLDNPGGWWRYVAGADWRHPLGPDSGLAGLWEHPVVHVAWTDVEAYAAWAKADLPTEAEWEFAARGGLADTEFAWGDELSPNGKLMANTWQGQFPHHSLKPRFRTSKVGSFPANGYGLADMIGNVWEWTRDTWTVTCRPMSACCADPADSFDPDAPTIPRKVLKGGSHLCAPSYCQRYRPAARHAQSLDSSTSHVGFRCVVRP, from the coding sequence ATGCGACAGACCAAACCCGAAATCTCCATCGCGCCGGGCGCGCGCCGCCCCGGCATGACCTGGATTGCTGGCGGCGCATTCCGCATGGGATCGGACCATCACTATGCCGAGGAGGCGCCGGCCCGCGAGGCGGCCGTGGCCGGCTTCTGGATCGACACCGCCCCCGTCACCAACCGCCAGTTCGCCCGCTTCGTCCGCGAGACCGGCTGGACCAGCTTCGCCGAGCGGACGCCCGATCCTGCCGACTATCCCGGCGCGCCGCCGGATGCCCTGGTGGCCGGCTCCCTGGTCTTCACCCCGCCCCCCGGCCCCGTGCCCCTGGACAATCCCGGCGGCTGGTGGCGCTACGTGGCCGGCGCCGACTGGCGCCATCCCCTCGGGCCCGACAGCGGTCTCGCCGGCCTGTGGGAGCACCCCGTCGTCCACGTCGCCTGGACCGACGTCGAGGCCTATGCCGCCTGGGCCAAGGCTGATCTGCCCACCGAGGCCGAGTGGGAGTTCGCGGCCCGCGGCGGTCTCGCCGACACCGAGTTCGCCTGGGGCGACGAGCTGTCGCCGAACGGCAAGCTGATGGCCAACACCTGGCAGGGCCAGTTCCCGCACCACAGCCTGAAACCCCGCTTCCGGACCTCTAAGGTCGGCAGCTTCCCCGCCAACGGCTACGGCCTGGCCGACATGATCGGCAATGTCTGGGAATGGACGCGTGACACCTGGACGGTCACTTGTCGGCCAATGTCGGCCTGTTGCGCCGACCCGGCCGACAGCTTTGATCCCGACGCTCCCACCATACCCCGCAAGGTTTTGAAGGGCGGCTCCCACCTCTGCGCGCCCTCCTACTGTCAGCGCTATCGGCCGGCCGCGCGCCACGCGCAGAGCCTCGACAGCTCCACCTCCCATGTCGGCTTCCGCTGCGTGGTGCGCCCCTGA
- the kdpA gene encoding potassium-transporting ATPase subunit KdpA, which yields MNWQGWAEIALTLSAAIGLGWPLGVYMSRVWNGERTWLDPVLKPVERLVYAGCGVDPAKSQTWLGYAAALLAFNAAGFVILYAILRLQGVLPLNPQGFAGLSPDLAFNTAVSFVTNTNWQSYGGETTMSALSQMIGLTTQNFLSAATGATIAAALARAFISHRGEGVGNFWADLTRTTLYVLLPLAIVFALVLVALGVPQTLAASVTAHTLDGGEQQISLFATASQLSIKMLGINGGGVFNVNSAHPFENPSPITNFLTAVSINVLGWGAFFAFGRSALARKDIRALVAAAAILLSAGASAIYWSETQAAPSLVAAHVEASQNMEGKEVRFGAPSSAVWAASTTGASNGSVNAMHASFMPVGGMVAMFLMMLGEILPGGIGSGLAVMVVMALLAVFVAGLMVGRTPEYMGKKVEAREIKLAMLAVLVIPLSMLGFAAVAAVLPVALKGLLNHGPHGLSEILYAYASATANNGSAFAGLTANSPWWNTTLGIAMLLGRFPPAIAILAIAGSMAAKPKLAPTAGAMPTDTGQFVGLLVGVILILGGLQFFPALALGPIVEHFQVLQTMARL from the coding sequence ATGAACTGGCAAGGCTGGGCCGAAATCGCCCTCACCCTCTCCGCCGCCATCGGCCTGGGCTGGCCCCTGGGGGTCTACATGTCCCGCGTCTGGAACGGCGAGCGCACCTGGCTCGACCCCGTGCTCAAGCCCGTCGAGCGGCTGGTCTATGCCGGTTGCGGCGTCGATCCGGCCAAGAGCCAGACCTGGCTCGGCTACGCTGCCGCCCTGCTGGCCTTCAACGCCGCGGGCTTCGTCATCCTCTACGCCATCCTGCGCCTGCAGGGGGTGCTACCCCTTAATCCGCAAGGCTTTGCGGGCCTCTCGCCGGACCTCGCATTCAACACCGCGGTCAGCTTCGTCACCAACACCAACTGGCAGTCCTACGGTGGCGAGACCACCATGAGCGCGCTCAGCCAGATGATCGGACTGACCACCCAGAACTTCCTGTCGGCCGCCACCGGGGCCACCATCGCCGCGGCCCTGGCGCGGGCCTTCATCAGCCATCGCGGCGAGGGCGTCGGCAACTTCTGGGCCGACCTGACGCGCACAACGCTCTACGTCCTGCTGCCGCTGGCCATCGTCTTCGCCCTGGTCCTGGTGGCGCTGGGCGTGCCGCAGACCCTGGCCGCCTCGGTCACCGCCCACACCCTCGACGGTGGCGAGCAGCAGATCTCGCTGTTCGCCACCGCCAGCCAGCTGTCCATCAAGATGCTGGGGATCAACGGCGGCGGGGTGTTCAACGTCAACTCGGCTCACCCCTTTGAGAACCCCAGCCCGATCACCAACTTCCTGACCGCGGTCTCGATCAACGTGCTGGGCTGGGGCGCCTTCTTCGCCTTCGGCCGCTCGGCCCTGGCGCGCAAGGACATCCGCGCCCTGGTGGCCGCCGCCGCCATCCTGCTGTCGGCCGGCGCCAGCGCCATCTACTGGTCGGAGACGCAAGCCGCCCCCTCCCTGGTCGCCGCCCATGTGGAGGCGTCCCAGAACATGGAGGGCAAGGAGGTCCGCTTCGGCGCGCCGTCCTCCGCCGTCTGGGCTGCGTCCACCACCGGCGCCTCCAACGGCTCGGTCAACGCCATGCACGCCAGCTTCATGCCGGTGGGCGGGATGGTGGCCATGTTCCTGATGATGCTGGGCGAGATCCTGCCCGGCGGCATCGGCTCGGGCCTCGCCGTCATGGTGGTCATGGCCCTGCTGGCGGTGTTCGTGGCGGGCCTGATGGTCGGCCGCACGCCCGAGTACATGGGCAAGAAGGTGGAGGCCCGGGAGATCAAGCTCGCCATGCTGGCCGTGCTGGTGATCCCGCTTTCCATGCTGGGCTTCGCCGCCGTGGCCGCCGTCCTGCCGGTGGCGCTGAAAGGCCTGCTGAACCACGGCCCGCACGGCCTGTCGGAGATCCTCTACGCCTACGCCTCGGCCACGGCCAACAACGGCTCGGCCTTCGCGGGGCTGACCGCCAACAGCCCCTGGTGGAACACCACCCTCGGCATCGCCATGCTGCTGGGCCGCTTCCCCCCGGCCATCGCCATCCTGGCCATCGCCGGCTCCATGGCCGCCAAGCCCAAGCTCGCCCCCACCGCCGGCGCCATGCCCACCGACACCGGCCAGTTCGTCGGCCTGCTGGTGGGCGTGATCCTGATCCTCGGCGGCCTGCAATTCTTCCCGGCTCTCGCCCTTGGCCCCATCGTCGAGCACTTCCAGGTGCTGCAGACGATGGCGCGCCTCTGA
- the kdpB gene encoding potassium-transporting ATPase subunit KdpB, whose amino-acid sequence MTTSYVPGEPTRRAPKLGGGVSAAQMGRALRQAFVKLDPRKLAGNPVILTTEIVAILATLSAGLAIAQGAGAGFAIQMAAWLWATVLFANFAESIAEGRGKAAADNLRATRVTTKAKLIVDSKTGTIVPTPAHLLGVGEIVLVEAGDVIPADGEIIEGVASVNEAAITGESAPVIRESGGDRSAVTGGTTVVSDWLKIRITSEAGNTFLDRMIAMVEGADRRKTPNELALAVLLAGLTLIFLIAVVSLVGLGAYSGITLPPMILGALFITLIPTTIGGLLSAVGIAGMDRLLKVNVLATSGRAVEAAGDVDTLLLDKTGTITFGNRMATEVIPAPGVRPEVVLRATLMASLGDETPEGRSIVELARNQGLTAEVPKGATLIAFSATTRQSGLDADGHAWRKGAVDAVIRSLDLTPDQIPPEFSAAVDRIARSGGTPLAVSENGALVGVIHLKDVVKPGVKERFADLRRMGLRTVMITGDNPVTAAAIASEAGVDDFLAEATPEDKLRMIREEQAKGRLVAMCGDGANDAPALAQADVGVAMQTGAQAAREAGNMVDLDSDPTKVLEIVEVGKQMLITRGALTTFSIANDVAKYFAIIPAMFAGSLPALGALNIMHLGSPQSAILSAVIFNAVIIVMLIPLALRGVKYRAIGAAKLLSRNLLVYGLGGLIAPFVGIKVIDLVVSGLRLA is encoded by the coding sequence ATGACCACCTCCTACGTCCCCGGCGAGCCGACCCGCCGCGCCCCCAAGCTCGGCGGCGGGGTCTCCGCCGCCCAGATGGGCCGCGCCCTGCGCCAGGCCTTCGTCAAGCTCGATCCCCGCAAACTGGCCGGCAATCCGGTCATCCTCACCACCGAGATCGTCGCCATCCTGGCCACCCTCTCGGCGGGCCTTGCCATCGCCCAGGGCGCGGGCGCGGGCTTCGCGATCCAGATGGCCGCCTGGCTCTGGGCCACCGTGCTGTTCGCCAACTTCGCCGAGAGCATCGCCGAGGGCCGGGGCAAGGCCGCCGCCGACAACCTGCGCGCCACCCGCGTCACGACGAAAGCCAAGCTGATCGTCGACTCCAAGACCGGGACCATCGTCCCCACCCCGGCCCACCTGCTGGGGGTCGGAGAGATCGTCCTGGTGGAGGCCGGCGACGTGATCCCCGCCGACGGCGAGATCATTGAGGGCGTCGCCTCGGTCAACGAAGCCGCCATCACCGGCGAGAGCGCCCCCGTCATCCGCGAGTCCGGCGGCGACCGGTCCGCCGTCACCGGCGGCACCACCGTGGTCTCCGACTGGCTCAAGATCCGCATCACCTCGGAGGCGGGCAACACCTTCCTCGACCGCATGATCGCCATGGTCGAGGGCGCCGACCGCCGCAAGACCCCCAACGAGCTGGCCCTGGCCGTGCTGCTGGCCGGACTGACCCTGATCTTCCTGATCGCCGTGGTCAGCCTGGTGGGCCTGGGCGCCTATTCGGGGATCACCCTTCCCCCGATGATCCTGGGCGCCCTGTTCATCACCCTGATCCCCACCACCATCGGCGGCCTGCTCTCGGCCGTCGGCATCGCCGGCATGGACCGGCTGCTGAAGGTCAATGTGCTCGCCACCTCCGGCCGGGCCGTGGAGGCCGCCGGCGACGTCGACACCCTGCTGCTGGACAAGACCGGCACCATCACCTTCGGCAACCGCATGGCCACCGAGGTGATCCCCGCCCCCGGCGTCCGCCCCGAGGTCGTCCTGCGCGCCACCCTGATGGCCTCCCTGGGCGACGAGACCCCGGAGGGCCGTTCCATCGTCGAACTGGCCCGCAACCAGGGCCTCACGGCCGAAGTCCCCAAGGGCGCGACCCTGATCGCCTTCTCGGCCACCACCCGTCAGTCGGGCCTGGACGCCGACGGCCACGCCTGGCGCAAGGGCGCGGTGGACGCGGTGATCCGCAGCCTCGACCTCACCCCCGACCAGATCCCGCCGGAGTTCAGCGCCGCCGTCGACCGCATCGCCCGCTCGGGCGGCACGCCGCTGGCGGTGAGCGAGAACGGCGCGCTCGTCGGTGTCATCCACCTGAAGGACGTCGTGAAGCCCGGCGTGAAGGAGCGCTTCGCCGACCTGCGCCGCATGGGCCTGCGCACGGTGATGATCACCGGCGACAACCCGGTGACCGCCGCGGCCATCGCCAGCGAGGCGGGCGTCGACGACTTCCTCGCCGAGGCCACGCCGGAGGACAAGCTGCGGATGATCCGCGAGGAGCAGGCCAAGGGCCGGCTGGTGGCCATGTGCGGCGACGGCGCCAACGACGCGCCCGCCCTCGCCCAAGCCGATGTCGGCGTCGCCATGCAGACCGGCGCCCAGGCCGCCCGCGAGGCCGGCAACATGGTCGACCTCGACAGCGACCCCACCAAGGTCCTGGAGATCGTCGAGGTCGGCAAGCAGATGCTGATCACCCGGGGCGCGCTCACCACCTTCTCCATCGCCAACGATGTGGCCAAGTACTTCGCCATCATCCCGGCGATGTTCGCAGGCTCCCTGCCGGCGCTGGGCGCGCTTAACATCATGCACCTGGGCAGCCCGCAGAGCGCGATTCTGTCGGCGGTGATCTTCAACGCCGTCATCATCGTCATGCTGATCCCGCTGGCCCTGCGCGGCGTGAAGTACCGGGCGATCGGGGCGGCCAAGCTCCTGTCCCGCAACCTGCTGGTCTACGGCCTGGGCGGCCTGATCGCCCCCTTCGTCGGCATCAAGGTCATCGACCTGGTCGTCTCAGGCCTGCGTCTCGCGTGA
- the kdpC gene encoding potassium-transporting ATPase subunit KdpC has product MLAQLRPALVSTGFFTVLLGLVYPMAITGIAQVALPAAANGSLVHDAKGQVIGSALIGQGFAKPEYLHPRPSAAGTGYDASASSGSNLGPMNEDLAKRIATDADALRKEAPGPIPADAVTTSASGLDPDISPETAHRQAARIAAARGATVAEVEALITTHTAGRTLGFLGQPRVNVLMTNLALDARYPVRHPRVP; this is encoded by the coding sequence ATGCTCGCTCAACTTCGCCCCGCCCTGGTCTCCACGGGCTTCTTCACCGTGCTGCTGGGCCTGGTCTATCCGATGGCGATCACCGGGATCGCCCAGGTGGCCCTGCCCGCCGCCGCCAATGGCAGCCTGGTCCACGACGCCAAGGGCCAGGTGATCGGCTCGGCCCTGATCGGCCAAGGCTTCGCCAAGCCGGAGTACCTGCATCCCCGCCCTTCGGCGGCCGGCACGGGCTACGACGCCTCGGCCTCCTCCGGCTCCAACCTCGGCCCGATGAACGAAGACCTCGCCAAGCGCATCGCCACCGACGCCGACGCCCTGCGCAAGGAAGCCCCCGGCCCAATCCCCGCCGACGCGGTGACGACGTCGGCCTCGGGCCTCGATCCCGACATCTCGCCGGAGACCGCCCATCGCCAGGCCGCCCGTATCGCCGCCGCCCGAGGCGCCACCGTCGCAGAGGTGGAGGCCCTGATCACCACCCACACCGCCGGCCGGACCCTGGGCTTCCTGGGCCAGCCGCGGGTCAATGTGCTGATGACCAACCTCGCCCTCGACGCGCGCTATCCGGTCCGTCACCCTCGCGTCCCATGA
- a CDS encoding sensor histidine kinase produces MSPDEPRRPDPDALLAATAKPGRGRLKVFLGMAPGVGKTYEMLRAARRRKAEGGDVVVGVVETHGRRETQALLRGLDVMARQPIAYRDHTLLEFDIDAALARKPELLLIDEYAHSNAPGSRHPKRWQDVEELLAAGIDIWTTLNVQHLESLVDVVWKITGVRQQETVPDSTLSGADEIEVIDITPSELRARMAEGKIYLPETARLAGDRFFKAENLTALRELTLRRAAQTVDDQLLGEMKRAGVEGPWAAGERILVLVGPDPAASSLVRAGRRLSDMMMDAPWTVAHVERPNAPPPAVMGTARLNEVLKLAEQLGGATVVLTGDDLVASVLDYARRNNVTQIVVGKPARRPRNPFHRALIPALLDEAAGAALHVITEASGQPLAPPPPRPRRGVEAPAWRGHAGALLMVALAGGVAAVTDRFSDGADLAMIFMLSVLGSGLAFGLWPAVTAAGVAALAYNFFFLEPRLTILIGQASDTLTFAVFFLVAMTTGWLTGRIRDQSRAVSRRASAIATLLAASRRLSSAARFEDAAQALAEQLAAATGGGAVVLTPKADDIAITAACPPLEILAPGDMAAARWAWEKGEPAGAGTGTLPNAAWTFRPLQGVKARAGVAGVEGGTVSVEEDERFVTAMLDQGAVALERAELAALAVDAEALRRTDRLRGALLNSVSHDLRTPLSTVLGSVTTLLDYGKSLTAKVQRDLLISIREEAERLNRYVGDLLDMTRLEGGALVTRREWVDIRDVLRAAADRVKRRAQGRKLVREFPPELSMVKADPSLLEQALVNILENAISYSPDGSSIELAAYEDRSNVVISIEDEGRGIPTSELERVFERFRRMEESTDRGKGAGLGLAISKGFVEAMGGRIAAASPIHDGRGTRILISLPKANKMPEHLL; encoded by the coding sequence ATGAGCCCCGACGAACCGCGCCGTCCCGATCCGGACGCCCTGCTGGCCGCCACCGCCAAACCCGGGCGGGGGCGGCTGAAGGTGTTCCTCGGCATGGCCCCGGGGGTGGGCAAGACCTACGAGATGCTGCGCGCCGCCCGCCGTCGAAAGGCCGAGGGCGGCGATGTGGTGGTGGGCGTCGTCGAAACCCACGGCCGCCGCGAGACCCAGGCTCTGCTGCGCGGCCTGGACGTCATGGCCCGCCAGCCCATCGCCTATCGCGACCACACCCTGCTGGAGTTCGATATCGATGCGGCGCTGGCCCGCAAGCCCGAGCTGCTGCTGATCGACGAATACGCCCACTCCAACGCTCCGGGCTCGCGCCACCCCAAGCGCTGGCAGGACGTCGAGGAGTTGCTGGCCGCCGGCATCGACATCTGGACGACACTGAACGTCCAGCACCTGGAGAGCCTGGTGGATGTGGTCTGGAAGATCACCGGGGTACGCCAGCAGGAGACGGTGCCAGACTCCACCCTGTCGGGCGCCGACGAGATCGAGGTCATCGACATCACCCCCAGCGAGCTGCGCGCCCGCATGGCCGAGGGGAAGATCTACCTGCCCGAGACCGCCCGCTTGGCCGGCGACCGGTTCTTCAAGGCCGAGAACCTGACCGCCCTGCGCGAACTCACCCTGCGCCGGGCCGCCCAGACGGTGGACGACCAGCTGCTGGGGGAGATGAAGCGGGCCGGGGTCGAGGGACCCTGGGCCGCTGGCGAACGCATCCTGGTGCTGGTGGGGCCCGACCCCGCCGCCAGCTCCCTGGTCCGCGCCGGGCGGCGGCTGTCGGACATGATGATGGACGCCCCCTGGACCGTGGCCCACGTCGAGCGCCCCAACGCGCCGCCGCCAGCTGTCATGGGGACCGCCCGCCTCAACGAGGTCCTGAAGCTCGCCGAGCAGCTGGGCGGCGCCACCGTGGTGCTGACCGGCGATGACCTGGTGGCCAGCGTCCTGGACTATGCCCGGCGCAACAACGTCACCCAGATCGTGGTGGGCAAGCCCGCGCGCCGTCCGCGCAATCCCTTCCACCGCGCCCTGATCCCGGCCCTCCTGGACGAGGCCGCCGGCGCGGCCCTGCACGTTATCACTGAGGCGTCCGGCCAGCCCCTCGCGCCGCCGCCGCCGCGACCCCGGCGCGGCGTGGAGGCTCCTGCCTGGCGCGGGCATGCCGGCGCCCTACTGATGGTGGCCCTTGCAGGCGGGGTCGCCGCCGTCACCGACCGGTTCTCGGACGGCGCGGACCTGGCCATGATCTTCATGCTCAGCGTCCTGGGTTCGGGGCTCGCCTTCGGTCTCTGGCCGGCGGTGACGGCGGCGGGCGTCGCGGCCCTGGCCTACAACTTCTTCTTCCTGGAGCCCCGCCTGACCATCCTGATCGGGCAGGCGTCAGATACCCTGACCTTCGCGGTGTTCTTCCTGGTGGCCATGACCACCGGCTGGCTGACCGGGCGTATCCGCGACCAGAGCCGGGCCGTCTCCCGCCGCGCCTCGGCCATCGCCACCCTGCTGGCCGCCAGCCGACGCCTGTCGTCGGCCGCACGGTTCGAGGACGCCGCCCAGGCCCTGGCCGAACAGCTGGCCGCGGCCACCGGCGGCGGGGCCGTGGTCCTGACCCCCAAGGCCGACGACATCGCCATCACCGCGGCCTGCCCGCCCCTGGAGATCCTCGCGCCCGGCGACATGGCCGCCGCCCGCTGGGCCTGGGAAAAGGGCGAACCCGCCGGGGCCGGCACCGGCACCCTGCCCAACGCGGCTTGGACCTTCCGGCCTCTTCAGGGCGTGAAGGCCCGCGCGGGCGTGGCCGGCGTCGAGGGGGGAACGGTGAGCGTCGAGGAGGACGAGCGCTTCGTCACCGCCATGCTGGACCAGGGCGCCGTGGCCCTGGAGCGGGCGGAACTGGCGGCCCTGGCCGTGGACGCCGAAGCCCTGCGCCGCACCGACCGCCTGCGAGGCGCCCTGCTGAATTCCGTCAGCCACGACCTGCGCACGCCGCTGTCGACGGTGCTGGGCTCGGTCACCACCCTGCTGGACTACGGCAAGTCGCTCACCGCCAAGGTGCAGCGCGACCTTCTGATCAGCATCCGCGAGGAGGCCGAGCGCCTGAACCGCTATGTCGGCGACCTGCTGGACATGACGCGACTGGAGGGTGGGGCCCTGGTCACGCGCCGGGAATGGGTGGATATCCGCGACGTCCTGCGCGCCGCCGCCGACCGGGTGAAGCGCCGGGCGCAGGGCCGCAAGCTGGTCCGCGAATTCCCGCCAGAGCTGTCCATGGTCAAGGCCGATCCCTCCCTGCTGGAACAGGCCCTGGTCAATATCCTGGAAAACGCCATCAGCTACAGTCCCGACGGCTCCTCCATCGAACTGGCCGCCTATGAGGACCGCAGCAACGTGGTGATCAGCATCGAGGACGAGGGCCGCGGCATCCCCACCAGCGAGCTGGAGCGGGTCTTCGAGCGCTTCCGCCGCATGGAGGAGTCTACCGACCGCGGCAAGGGCGCGGGCCTGGGCCTGGCGATCTCCAAGGGCTTCGTGGAGGCCATGGGCGGGCGCATCGCGGCGGCCAGCCCCATCCACGACGGCCGCGGCACCCGCATCCTCATCAGCCTGCCCAAGGCCAACAAGATGCCGGAGCATCTCCTTTGA
- a CDS encoding response regulator, translated as MTASRPRVLVIDDEPQIHRFLQPALEAAGYEAVRADTATDGLREIARKPPDAVVLDLGLPDMDGKEALAKARAFYDGPIIILSARDKETEKIDALDLGADDYVEKPFGVGELLARLRVALRHRLHQKGAEPIIVAGDLTIDLIKRMVTRAGVAIRLSPKEYDLFAQLVEGGGKVITHRQLLTAVWGPAHEADVQYLRVFIAQLRAKIETDPASPTQIVTEPGVGYRWYGQDSEA; from the coding sequence TTGACGGCCTCCCGCCCCCGCGTCCTGGTGATCGACGACGAGCCGCAGATTCACCGATTCCTGCAGCCGGCCCTTGAGGCCGCGGGCTATGAGGCGGTGCGCGCCGACACCGCCACCGATGGCCTGCGCGAGATCGCCCGCAAGCCACCGGACGCCGTGGTCCTGGACCTCGGCCTGCCCGACATGGACGGCAAGGAGGCGCTCGCCAAGGCGCGCGCCTTCTACGACGGCCCGATCATCATCCTCTCGGCCCGCGACAAGGAGACCGAGAAGATCGACGCCCTGGACCTGGGCGCCGATGACTATGTGGAAAAGCCCTTCGGGGTCGGGGAGTTGCTGGCCCGTCTGCGGGTCGCCCTGCGCCATCGCCTGCACCAGAAGGGCGCCGAGCCCATCATCGTGGCCGGCGACCTGACCATCGACCTGATCAAGCGCATGGTCACCCGGGCCGGCGTCGCCATCCGCCTGTCGCCCAAGGAGTATGACCTCTTCGCCCAGCTGGTGGAGGGCGGGGGCAAGGTGATCACCCATCGCCAGCTGCTCACCGCCGTCTGGGGCCCGGCCCACGAGGCCGACGTCCAGTACCTGCGCGTCTTCATCGCCCAGCTTCGCGCCAAGATCGAAACCGATCCCGCCAGCCCCACCCAGATCGTCACCGAGCCCGGCGTCGGCTACCGCTGGTATGGCCAGGACAGCGAGGCCTAA
- a CDS encoding GlxA family transcriptional regulator — protein MTRVAVLALPGGLASSLAITLDALDTANRVSVNGGRQAPFEVLTVKAGRGTPPALGRGDLLIIPGLGTRSEDELIAGLATPAVRRAARIAALSHTAGACVAASCASTFILGEAGLLSGRRATTTWWLAPVFRRLHPDVDLVADQIVVADWPIATAGAAMAQMDLMLAVIAKFASPGLSEACARYLLLDQRRSQAPYMAVTFLAGQDPQIARAEAWARAHIARDFSMDELASAAGLAPRTFARRLASVCGLSPVKFAQRIRMEAAERLLETTRLSVDEVARRVGYAEPSTLRRLIRREARRSPAELRRAV, from the coding sequence ATGACGCGTGTCGCGGTCCTGGCCCTGCCGGGCGGACTGGCTTCCAGCCTGGCCATCACCCTCGACGCCCTGGACACCGCCAACCGGGTGAGCGTGAACGGGGGTCGCCAGGCGCCCTTCGAGGTGCTGACGGTCAAGGCCGGGCGCGGGACGCCGCCGGCCCTGGGGCGCGGCGACCTGCTGATCATCCCGGGTCTCGGAACCCGCTCCGAGGACGAGTTGATCGCCGGCCTGGCCACCCCCGCCGTGCGCCGCGCCGCGCGGATCGCCGCCCTGAGCCATACGGCAGGCGCCTGCGTGGCGGCCTCCTGCGCCAGCACCTTCATCCTGGGGGAGGCGGGCCTGCTCTCGGGTCGGCGGGCGACGACCACCTGGTGGCTGGCGCCGGTGTTCCGCCGGCTGCACCCGGATGTGGATCTGGTCGCCGACCAGATCGTGGTGGCCGACTGGCCGATCGCCACGGCGGGCGCGGCCATGGCGCAGATGGACCTGATGCTGGCGGTGATCGCCAAGTTCGCCAGTCCCGGCCTGTCGGAGGCCTGCGCGCGATACCTGCTGCTGGACCAGCGCCGCTCCCAGGCGCCGTACATGGCGGTGACCTTCCTGGCCGGGCAGGACCCGCAGATCGCCCGCGCCGAGGCCTGGGCCCGCGCGCACATCGCCCGCGACTTCAGCATGGACGAACTGGCCTCCGCGGCGGGCCTGGCGCCGCGCACCTTCGCCCGCCGCCTGGCCTCGGTCTGCGGCCTGTCGCCGGTGAAGTTCGCTCAGCGCATCCGGATGGAGGCCGCCGAGCGCCTGCTGGAGACCACCCGGCTGTCGGTGGACGAGGTGGCCCGGCGGGTCGGCTACGCCGAACCCTCGACCCTGCGCCGCCTGATCCGGCGCGAGGCGCGACGGTCACCGGCGGAACTGCGCCGGGCGGTTTAG